One window of the Euwallacea similis isolate ESF13 chromosome 28, ESF131.1, whole genome shotgun sequence genome contains the following:
- the LOC136417419 gene encoding juvenile hormone epoxide hydrolase 1-like → MGLILQGLVGLLFLTVGYVLFNKFTVQEIPQYPDTWWGKGDPSKEDTTIRPFKIDISNEIIDDLKLRLARTLPLQPALEGVQQNYGMNSQLLGSIIDYWKTSYNWTDRQQFLNKYPQYTVSVQGLKIHYIHVKPTINKQAKLKVVPVLLLHGWPGSVREFYEIIPLLTELQKDRSVVFEVIAPSLPGYGFSEATTKPGLSPMRVAQIMKNLMHRIGFKKFYVQGGDWGAIILTYMSMLYPESLLGAHSNMCVCEMTSCHLKLWLLGTTFPSLIAEKEEIPYFTPIGEKITNFLLLETGYMHIQATKPDTIGAGLRDSPAGLAAYILEKFTSWTNSEWKNLEDGGLTRRYTLDKLLDNVMIYWVSRSITTSQRIYAEHFNKEVFTSGLNNIPSEVPTACALFKNELTIQPKSLLQMKYPKLIQATYYPDGGHFAAFEQPDVLAKDIYNFVEKMEKK, encoded by the exons ATGGGCTTAATCTTGCAAGGCCTTGTCGGGCTTTTATTCCTTACTGTAGGGTATGTATTATTCAATAAGTTCACCGTTCAAGAGATACCGCAATATCCAGATACCTGGTGGGGCAAAGGTGATCCATCAAAGGAGGATACTACAATTAGGCCCTTCAAAATCGATATCTCCAATGAG ATTATTGACGATTTGAAACTTCGACTTGCCAGGACATTACCATTGCAGCCCGCATTGGAAGGTGTGCAGCAAAATTATGGCATGAACTCGCAACTTCTGGGATCCATCATTGATTACTGGAAGACCAGTTACAactg GACCGACAGGCAGCAGTTCTTGAATAAGTATCCCCAATACACCGTAAGCGTCCAAGGCTTAAAAATCCATTACATCCACGTAAAGCCTACAATAAACAAACAAGCAAAGTTGAAGGTTGTTCCCGTGCTTTTACTCCATGGCTGGCCCGGTTCTGTAAGAGAGTTTTACGAGATAATCCCGCTGCTTACTGAGCTTCAAAAAG ACAGGAGTGTCGTTTTCGAAGTTATAGCCCCAAGCTTGCCTGGATATGGTTTTTCTGAAGCTACAACGAAACCGGGATTATCACCAATGCGCGTGGCGCAAATAATGAAGAACTTGATGCATAGGATTGGATTCAAAAAGTTCTATGTTCAG GGAGGAGATTGGGGAGCTATCATCCTCACGTACATGTCAATGCTCTATCCAGAAAGTCTCCTGGGAGCCCACTCCAACATGTGTGTCTGTGAGATGACTTCATGTCACCTCAAATTATGGCTTTTGG GCACAACATTCCCATCCTTGATAGCGGAAAAAGAGGAAATCCCCTACTTTACTCCCATAGGggaaaaaatcacaaactttttattattggaAACTGGATATATGCACATTCAAGCCACCAAGCCAGACACCATTG gGGCCGGTTTGCGTGACAGTCCTGCAGGACTCGCAGCCTACATCTTGGAGAAATTTACCTCTTGGACTAATTCTGAATGGAAAAATCTGGAAGACGGTGGCTTAACTAGACGTTACACCCTGGACAAGCTATTGGACAATGTGATGATATATTGGGTTTCAAGGTCTATTACGACTTCTCAAAGGATTTATGCGGAACACTTCAATAAAGAGGTGTTTACGTCCGGATTGAACAA CATTCCTTCGGAGGTCCCAACTGCATGTGCATTGTTCAAGAATGAGCTGACAATTCAACCAAAATCTCTTCTTCAGATGAAGTACCCAAAATTGATTCAAGCGACCTATTACCCCGATGGAGGGCATTTTGCCGCATTTGAGCAACCAGATGTTTTAGCTAAggatatttataattttgtggaaaaaatggagaaaaagtaa
- the LOC136417403 gene encoding juvenile hormone epoxide hydrolase 1-like isoform X1 — protein MGLRQGLFGFFLLGISYMIYNKLSSTQTPTFPETWWGQGDASKEDIEVRPLKIDISKEVLKDLKYRLDNAIPLQPPLEGVQQNYGMNSRLLRKVIDYWKRDYNWTQRQQFLNKFPQYTISVQGLKIHYIHVKPKLIPQYALKVLPLLLLHGWPGSVREYYEMIPLLTELQKGRNIVFEAIAASLPGYGFSEATNKPGMSIARQAQIMKNLMIRLGYKKFYIQGGDIGSGIATQMSVLYPEVLLGVHSNTCLCFMMSCQLKLMLLGTTFPSLLGTEEELPFFTPVGEKYIYKTLLETGYMHIQATKPDTIGTGLRDNPVGLAAYILEKFTTWTNPDWKALEDGGLTKRYPLDSLLDNVMIYWITKSITTSQRLYSETMNAATLGLGIDQIPSSVPTACAVFKNDIWTYPKSLLHTQYRNLVQANYYMDGGHFAAFELPEVLAKDVYDFVEKIID, from the exons ATGGGACTCCGGCAAGGATTATTTGGCTTTTTCCTTTTAGGAATATCCTACATGATTTACAATAAGTTGAGTTCGACCCAAACTCCCACATTTCCTGAAACATGGTGGGGCCAAGGGGATGCCTCAAAAGAAGATATTGAAGTTAGACCATTAAAAATCGATATCTCTAAAGAG GTACTTAAAGATTTGAAATATCGCTTGGACAATGCTATACCCCTGCAGCCGCCTTTAGAAGGGGTCCAACAAAATTATGGCATGAATTCGAGGCTTCTCCGAAAGGTCATCGACTATTGGAAGAGAGATTACAACTG GACTCAAAGACAGCAATTCCTGAATAAATTTCCTCAATACACAATCAGTGTACAAGGCTTGAAGATCCACTACATACACGTTAAACCTAAATTAATCCCTCAATATGCACTTAAAGTATTGCCCTTGCTGCTACTCCATGGATGGCCCGGGTCTGTTAGAGAGTACTACGAGATGATACCTCTTTTAACTGAACTTCAGAAAG gtagaaatattgttttcgAAGCTATAGCAGCTAGCTTGCCAGGTTATGGATTCTCTGAAGCGACTAATAAGCCTGGAATGTCTATTGCTCGTCAAGCACAGATAATGAAGAACCTGATGATCAGATTAGGGtacaagaagttttatatacagggAGGGGACATTGGATCTGGAATTGCAACTCAAATGTCAGTCTTGTATCCAGAAGTTCTATTAGGAGTCCATTCAAATACGTGCCTGTGTTTCATGATGTCTTGTcaactaaaattaatgttgCTGG GAACTACTTTTCCCTCCTTATTGGGAACTGAAGAGGAGCTTCCTTTCTTCACACCTGTAGGAGAAAAGTACATTTATAAGACTCTACTGGAAACTGGATATATGCATATCCAAGCTACAAAGCCTGACACAATCG GCACTGGCTTACGGGACAACCCCGTGGGACTTGCCGCCTATATTCTGGAAAAATTCACCACCTGGACAAATCCTGATTGGAAAGCTTTGGAGGACGGAGGCTTGACCAAGCGCTACCCTTTGGACAGTCTTCTGGATAATGTGATGATCTACTGGATCACTAAATCCATCACAACCTCGCAAAGACTTTATTCTGAAACTATGAATGCAGCTACATTGGGACTGGGAATTGATCA GATTCCATCTTCAGTTCCTACAGCTTGTGCAGTGttcaaaaatgatatttgGACTTATCCAAAATCGCTTCTGCACACGCAGTATAGGAATTTGGTTCAGGCGAATTATTATATGGATGGAGGACACTTTGCAGCTTTTGAGCTGCCTGAGGTTCTAGCTAAGGATGTTTAtgattttgtagaaaaaattattgattaa
- the LOC136417433 gene encoding juvenile hormone epoxide hydrolase 1-like, with amino-acid sequence MGLFLQGLIGLLALTVGYVIYEKFNNVPEVPSFPDTWWGKGDPSKEETAIKPFKIDVSKEILDDLKYRLDNAIPLQPSLEGVQQNYGINSKLLQTVIDYWKKDYNWTERQKFLNKFPQYTVSVQGLKIHYIHVKPKLSPQSKVKVLPLLLLHGWPGSVREFYDIIPLLTEPQKGRNIVFEVIVPHLPGYGFSEATSKPGLSVVRISQIMKNLMHRIGFKKFYVQGGDWGSAVVMFMSILYPEVLLGAHSNSCFCMMQSCQLKMFLLGSTFPSLIANKEEIPFFTPILDKMVFSTLLESGYMHIQSTKPDTVGTALRDSPVGLAAYLVEKFTSWTNPAWRDLEDGGLTKRYTYENILDNVMIYWVTRSITTSQRIYAETFNKAVMGSGILEIPSTVPTACAVFKNDLLSYPSSLLKKQFTNLVKARYYTDGGHFAAFEVPDVLAEDVYDFIEQVEIL; translated from the exons ATGGGATTATTTTTGCAAGGGCTGATAGGGCTTCTAGCTTTAACAGTTGGATATGTGATTTacgagaaatttaataatgtgcCGGAAGTTCCAAGTTTCCCTGATACTTGGTGGGGAAAAGGAGACCCCTCAAAGGAGGAAACTGCgattaagccatttaaaaTCGACGTATCCAAAGAG attCTCGATGATTTGAAATATCGCTTAGACAACGCCATCCCCCTTCAACCATCCCTAGAGGGTGTTCAACAAAACTATGGAATTAACTCAAAACTACTACAAACCGTTATTGACTATTGGAAGAAGGATTACAACTG GACTGAAAGGCAAAAATTCCTCAATAAGTTCCCTCAATATACTGTGAGTGTTCAAGGCCTAAAAATCCATTACATTCATGTCAAGCCGAAATTAAGCCCGCAATCCAAAGTGAAGGTGCTGCCATTGCTGCTACTCCATGGGTGGCCCGGTTCTGTAAGAGAGTTCTATGACATAATTCCCTTATTAACAGAGCCTCAGAAAG ggAGAAATATCGTCTTCGAGGTTATAGTCCCACATTTGCCAGGTTATGGATTCTCTGAGGCTACAAGTAAGCCCGGATTATCTGTAGTGCGCATCTCCCAAATCATGAAGAACTTGATGCACAGAATTGGGTTTAAGAAGTTTTATGTGCAA GGAGGCGATTGGGGCTCTGCGGTAGTCATGTTTATGTCAATTTTGTATCCAGAAGTTTTACTGGGAGCGCACTCTAATTCCTGTTTCTGCATGATGCAGTCGTGTCaacttaaaatgtttttattag GATCGACATTTCCCTCTTTAATAGCGAATAAAGAGGAAATACCTTTCTTCACTCCCATCTTAGACAAGATGGTGTTTTCAACTTTGTTGGAATCGGGTTATATGCATATTCAATCCACAAAACCAGACACAGTCG GAACTGCATTACGAGACAGCCCGGTAGGGCTTGCAGCCTACCTCGTCGAAAAATTCACTTCTTGGACTAACCCCGCGTGGAGAGACTTAGAGGATGGAGGCCTGACTAAGCGATACACCTACGAAAATATTCTGGACAATGTCATGATCTACTGGGTGACCAGGTCCATCACCACTTCGCAAAGAATTTATGCCGAGACATTTAACAAGGCTGTGATGGGATCTGGAATATTGGA AATTCCATCCACGGTTCCTACTGCCTGTGCAGTGTTCAAAAATGATCTGCTGTCATACCCAAGTTCCCTTCTGAAGAAGCAATTTACGAATTTAGTGAAAGCGAGGTATTACACTGATGGGGGACATTTCGCAGCATTCGAAGTACCTGATGTGTTAGCTGAGGATGTATATGATTTTATTGAGCAAGTTGAAATTCTGTAG
- the LOC136417403 gene encoding juvenile hormone epoxide hydrolase 1-like isoform X2 — protein MIYNKLSSTQTPTFPETWWGQGDASKEDIEVRPLKIDISKEVLKDLKYRLDNAIPLQPPLEGVQQNYGMNSRLLRKVIDYWKRDYNWTQRQQFLNKFPQYTISVQGLKIHYIHVKPKLIPQYALKVLPLLLLHGWPGSVREYYEMIPLLTELQKGRNIVFEAIAASLPGYGFSEATNKPGMSIARQAQIMKNLMIRLGYKKFYIQGGDIGSGIATQMSVLYPEVLLGVHSNTCLCFMMSCQLKLMLLGTTFPSLLGTEEELPFFTPVGEKYIYKTLLETGYMHIQATKPDTIGTGLRDNPVGLAAYILEKFTTWTNPDWKALEDGGLTKRYPLDSLLDNVMIYWITKSITTSQRLYSETMNAATLGLGIDQIPSSVPTACAVFKNDIWTYPKSLLHTQYRNLVQANYYMDGGHFAAFELPEVLAKDVYDFVEKIID, from the exons ATGATTTACAATAAGTTGAGTTCGACCCAAACTCCCACATTTCCTGAAACATGGTGGGGCCAAGGGGATGCCTCAAAAGAAGATATTGAAGTTAGACCATTAAAAATCGATATCTCTAAAGAG GTACTTAAAGATTTGAAATATCGCTTGGACAATGCTATACCCCTGCAGCCGCCTTTAGAAGGGGTCCAACAAAATTATGGCATGAATTCGAGGCTTCTCCGAAAGGTCATCGACTATTGGAAGAGAGATTACAACTG GACTCAAAGACAGCAATTCCTGAATAAATTTCCTCAATACACAATCAGTGTACAAGGCTTGAAGATCCACTACATACACGTTAAACCTAAATTAATCCCTCAATATGCACTTAAAGTATTGCCCTTGCTGCTACTCCATGGATGGCCCGGGTCTGTTAGAGAGTACTACGAGATGATACCTCTTTTAACTGAACTTCAGAAAG gtagaaatattgttttcgAAGCTATAGCAGCTAGCTTGCCAGGTTATGGATTCTCTGAAGCGACTAATAAGCCTGGAATGTCTATTGCTCGTCAAGCACAGATAATGAAGAACCTGATGATCAGATTAGGGtacaagaagttttatatacagggAGGGGACATTGGATCTGGAATTGCAACTCAAATGTCAGTCTTGTATCCAGAAGTTCTATTAGGAGTCCATTCAAATACGTGCCTGTGTTTCATGATGTCTTGTcaactaaaattaatgttgCTGG GAACTACTTTTCCCTCCTTATTGGGAACTGAAGAGGAGCTTCCTTTCTTCACACCTGTAGGAGAAAAGTACATTTATAAGACTCTACTGGAAACTGGATATATGCATATCCAAGCTACAAAGCCTGACACAATCG GCACTGGCTTACGGGACAACCCCGTGGGACTTGCCGCCTATATTCTGGAAAAATTCACCACCTGGACAAATCCTGATTGGAAAGCTTTGGAGGACGGAGGCTTGACCAAGCGCTACCCTTTGGACAGTCTTCTGGATAATGTGATGATCTACTGGATCACTAAATCCATCACAACCTCGCAAAGACTTTATTCTGAAACTATGAATGCAGCTACATTGGGACTGGGAATTGATCA GATTCCATCTTCAGTTCCTACAGCTTGTGCAGTGttcaaaaatgatatttgGACTTATCCAAAATCGCTTCTGCACACGCAGTATAGGAATTTGGTTCAGGCGAATTATTATATGGATGGAGGACACTTTGCAGCTTTTGAGCTGCCTGAGGTTCTAGCTAAGGATGTTTAtgattttgtagaaaaaattattgattaa